From Argopecten irradians isolate NY chromosome 2, Ai_NY, whole genome shotgun sequence, the proteins below share one genomic window:
- the LOC138315731 gene encoding uncharacterized protein isoform X2 — MKMSVWNERFQTLNSNDLASQTLPSSGQGFQPTSGQAFRSESVSLVKEPGIEVIRAENSRLQEENRHLRQCLVSMRENASLRTAHVLASLLVWSDEQIAGQAKNFLTKDMLNNNDTKLSPAISPFRPISPGPIQQSKKQTPSIPPNQQASVLIPQNAQSTHGQPQLLIPNQPSNNVSDLTDHGNKDISNNPLETNMSAQHQTIEQRGEQNLKIPGSSQLQGSRPYSPRKYMDDVPSVFLIPDSPSQGRNSSHSPVPHSTSRNKSHVPRNRSPSRPYVSTGQPGTDERTLNGGNGESFKDKTSSPSFRNTVKSLTGKGGSSARKGSPNFRSTAQSLIDKNQTSFRKTSPGFRNTVQSYIDKGSLSSPTNIAERSSKQKYPDSASSFDDRLENLLSRQIVPGEYATEDTTGPGHYQSRFEMPGSSLNASDGDTCRRAAVSSNVNQTGSEGYGSVPSGLHHFGGDQSEHGIQSGSGAEQHRGEDQYKGNSASVGPGADQYRGNSVSVGPGADQYRGNSVSVGPGADQYRGNSASIGPGADQYRGNSASVARKVIGDPIATSTPARPGKAQTYTATSDVIHRPVDSVIGYKPVLSESLCQKLTKIRASKRLVGEVAFQLDRRILQYVFSETFVPEKERHKRYYGYSIPNMWEMIRKEALDERGNVNTKKEVAMTRRFEYIIKTLANFGYVLEKHAQFAQDMVNKHGLLNAPPDKQTVKAFGLEDPVILRVLLSKLLQNDVELQDELILLDCLCLLAYDDRKPLFRW, encoded by the exons GCAAGTCAGACGTTACCTTCTTCCGGTCAAGGGTTCCAGCCGACTTCTGGACAAGCTTTCCGGTCGGAGAGTGTCAGTCTGGTCAAGGAGCCGGGAATAGAAGTAATCCGAGCAGAGAATTCACGACTACAAGAGGAAAACCGTCATCTCCGACAATGTTTGGTATCCATGAGGGAGAACGCTTCCTTAAGGACGGCTCATGTATTGGCCAGTCTACTAGTTTGGAGCGACGAGCAGATTGCCGGCCAAGCAAAGA ATTTTCTCACAAAAGACATGTTGAACAATAATGATACCAAGTTATCGCCGGCTATCAGTCCTTTTAGACCAATATCACCGGGTCCAATACAGCAGAGTAAAAAACAAACTCCATCGATACCACCAAATCAGCAAGCATCCGTGTTGATTCCACAAAACGCCCAAAGCACCCATGGTCAACCTCAGCTCTTAATTCCAAATCAGCCTAGTAATAATGTATCGGACTTGACTGATCATGGCAATAAAGATATATCTAATAACCCTCTAGAGACAAATATGTCGGCACAACACCAAACCATTGAGCAACGGGGcgaacaaaatttgaaaattccgGGATCGTCACAGCTCCAAGGGTCTAGACCTTATTCCCCGAGAAAATACATGGACGATGTCCCATCAGTTTTTCTTATACCGGATTCGCCCTCACAGGGACGCAATAGTTCTCATAGTCCCGTCCCGCATAGCACATCAAGAAACAAGTCCCACGTACCACGAAACAGGTCTCCATCTCGACCTTATGTATCAACTGGACAGCCGGGAACCGATGAGCGTACATTGAACGGAGGAAATGGGGAATCTTTTAAGGACAAGACGAGCAGTCCGAGCTTTCGGAACACCGTAAAGTCTTTGACAGGCAAAGGCGGTTCTAGCGCTCGAAAGGGCAGTCCTAATTTTCGAAGCACTGCACAGTCCCTTATAGACAAGAATCAAACAAGTTTTAGAAAGACCAGTCCAGGTTTTAGAAACACCGTACAGTCATATATCGACAAGGGCAGTCTCAGTTCTCCGACCAACATTGCTGAAAGATCctcaaaacaaaagtatccAGATTCAGCATCCAGCTTTGACGATCGTCTTGAAAATTTATTGTCAAGACAGATTGTCCCTGGGGAATATGCTACAGAGGATACAACAGGTCCTGGTCATTACCAATCTCGTTTTGAAATGCCTGGGTCTTCATTGAATGCTAGCGACGGAGATACGTGTAGACGTGCGGCAGTCAGTAGCAATGTTAACCAAACCGGAAGTGAGGGTTACGGAAGTGTTCCATCAGGTTTACACCACTTTGGTGGTGACCAGTCTGAACATGGCATCCAGTCTGGATCAGGCGCTGAACAACACAGAGGTGAGGATCAGTACAAAGGCAATTCGGCCAGCGTTGGTCCTGGTGCGGATCAGTACAGAGGCAATTCGGTCAGCGTTGGTCCTGGTGCGGATCAGTACAGAGGCAATTCGGTCAGCGTTGGTCCTGGTGCGGATCAGTACAGAGGCAATTCGGCCAGCATTGGTCCTGGTGCGGATCAGTACAGAGGCAATTCGGCCAGtgttgctcgtaaagtaatagGTGACCCAATAGCCACGTCCACCCCTGCTAGACCGGGTAAAGCACAAACCTACACAG CTACTAGCGACGTAATTCATCGCCCTGTAGACAGCGTGATCGGATATAAGCCCGTACTGTCGGAGTCCCTCTGTCAGAAGTTGACAAAGATCAGGGCCAGTAAAAGACTAGTGGGCGAAGTTGCATTCCAGTTGGACAGGCGAATCCTTCAGTACGTTTTCTCCGAGACGTTCGTGCCCGAAAAAGAGCGACATAAGCGGTATTATGGTTATAGTATTCCAAATATGTGGGAAATGATACGTAAAGAGGCTTTGGATGAACGAGGGAATGTTAACACTAAAAAAGAAGTGGCGATGACCCGTCGGTTTGAATACATTATAAAAACACTCGCGAATTTCGGATACGTCCTCGAAAAGCATGCACAATTTGCACAGGACATGGTCAACAAACACGGTCTCCTGAACGCTCCACCGGACAAACAGACCGTGAAGGCTTTCGGTTTGGAAGATCCGGTCATTCTCCGGGTTTTGCTAAGCAAGTTGTTACAAAATGATGTTGAACTACAAGATGAACTGATCTTACTGGACTGTCTGTGTCTGCTTGCGTATGACGACCGCAAACCACTGTTTCGGTGGTGA
- the LOC138315731 gene encoding uncharacterized protein isoform X1, which translates to MKMSVWNERFQTLNSNDLASQTLPSSGQGFQPTSGQAFRSESVSLVKEPGIEVIRAENSRLQEENRHLRQCLVSMRENASLRTAHVLASLLVWSDEQIAGQAKNFLTKDMLNNNDTKLSPAISPFRPISPGPIQQSKKQTPSIPPNQQASVLIPQNAQSTHGQPQLLIPNQPSNNVSDLTDHGNKDISNNPLETNMSAQHQTIEQRGEQNLKIPGSSQLQGSRPYSPRKYMDDVPSVFLIPDSPSQGRNSSHSPVPHSTSRNKSHVPRNRSPSRPYVSTGQPGTDERTLNGGNGESFKDKTSSPSFRNTVKSLTGKGGSSARKGSPNFRSTAQSLIDKNQTSFRKTSPGFRNTVQSYIDKGSLSSPTNIAERSSKQKYPDSASSFDDRLENLLSRQIVPGEYATEDTTGPGHYQSRFEMPGSSLNASDGDTCRRAAVSSNVNQTGSEGYGSVPSGLHHFGGDQSEHGIQSGSGAEQHRGEDQYKGNSASVGPGADQYRGNSVSVGPGADQYRGNSVSVGPGADQYRGNSASIGPGADQYRGNSASVARKVIGDPIATSTPARPGKAQTYTDSIEPSRNSQHYAAPQITATSDVIHRPVDSVIGYKPVLSESLCQKLTKIRASKRLVGEVAFQLDRRILQYVFSETFVPEKERHKRYYGYSIPNMWEMIRKEALDERGNVNTKKEVAMTRRFEYIIKTLANFGYVLEKHAQFAQDMVNKHGLLNAPPDKQTVKAFGLEDPVILRVLLSKLLQNDVELQDELILLDCLCLLAYDDRKPLFRW; encoded by the exons GCAAGTCAGACGTTACCTTCTTCCGGTCAAGGGTTCCAGCCGACTTCTGGACAAGCTTTCCGGTCGGAGAGTGTCAGTCTGGTCAAGGAGCCGGGAATAGAAGTAATCCGAGCAGAGAATTCACGACTACAAGAGGAAAACCGTCATCTCCGACAATGTTTGGTATCCATGAGGGAGAACGCTTCCTTAAGGACGGCTCATGTATTGGCCAGTCTACTAGTTTGGAGCGACGAGCAGATTGCCGGCCAAGCAAAGA ATTTTCTCACAAAAGACATGTTGAACAATAATGATACCAAGTTATCGCCGGCTATCAGTCCTTTTAGACCAATATCACCGGGTCCAATACAGCAGAGTAAAAAACAAACTCCATCGATACCACCAAATCAGCAAGCATCCGTGTTGATTCCACAAAACGCCCAAAGCACCCATGGTCAACCTCAGCTCTTAATTCCAAATCAGCCTAGTAATAATGTATCGGACTTGACTGATCATGGCAATAAAGATATATCTAATAACCCTCTAGAGACAAATATGTCGGCACAACACCAAACCATTGAGCAACGGGGcgaacaaaatttgaaaattccgGGATCGTCACAGCTCCAAGGGTCTAGACCTTATTCCCCGAGAAAATACATGGACGATGTCCCATCAGTTTTTCTTATACCGGATTCGCCCTCACAGGGACGCAATAGTTCTCATAGTCCCGTCCCGCATAGCACATCAAGAAACAAGTCCCACGTACCACGAAACAGGTCTCCATCTCGACCTTATGTATCAACTGGACAGCCGGGAACCGATGAGCGTACATTGAACGGAGGAAATGGGGAATCTTTTAAGGACAAGACGAGCAGTCCGAGCTTTCGGAACACCGTAAAGTCTTTGACAGGCAAAGGCGGTTCTAGCGCTCGAAAGGGCAGTCCTAATTTTCGAAGCACTGCACAGTCCCTTATAGACAAGAATCAAACAAGTTTTAGAAAGACCAGTCCAGGTTTTAGAAACACCGTACAGTCATATATCGACAAGGGCAGTCTCAGTTCTCCGACCAACATTGCTGAAAGATCctcaaaacaaaagtatccAGATTCAGCATCCAGCTTTGACGATCGTCTTGAAAATTTATTGTCAAGACAGATTGTCCCTGGGGAATATGCTACAGAGGATACAACAGGTCCTGGTCATTACCAATCTCGTTTTGAAATGCCTGGGTCTTCATTGAATGCTAGCGACGGAGATACGTGTAGACGTGCGGCAGTCAGTAGCAATGTTAACCAAACCGGAAGTGAGGGTTACGGAAGTGTTCCATCAGGTTTACACCACTTTGGTGGTGACCAGTCTGAACATGGCATCCAGTCTGGATCAGGCGCTGAACAACACAGAGGTGAGGATCAGTACAAAGGCAATTCGGCCAGCGTTGGTCCTGGTGCGGATCAGTACAGAGGCAATTCGGTCAGCGTTGGTCCTGGTGCGGATCAGTACAGAGGCAATTCGGTCAGCGTTGGTCCTGGTGCGGATCAGTACAGAGGCAATTCGGCCAGCATTGGTCCTGGTGCGGATCAGTACAGAGGCAATTCGGCCAGtgttgctcgtaaagtaatagGTGACCCAATAGCCACGTCCACCCCTGCTAGACCGGGTAAAGCACAAACCTACACAG ATAGCATAGAACCGAGTCGCAATTCCCAGCATTATGCAGCTCCGCAAATCACAG CTACTAGCGACGTAATTCATCGCCCTGTAGACAGCGTGATCGGATATAAGCCCGTACTGTCGGAGTCCCTCTGTCAGAAGTTGACAAAGATCAGGGCCAGTAAAAGACTAGTGGGCGAAGTTGCATTCCAGTTGGACAGGCGAATCCTTCAGTACGTTTTCTCCGAGACGTTCGTGCCCGAAAAAGAGCGACATAAGCGGTATTATGGTTATAGTATTCCAAATATGTGGGAAATGATACGTAAAGAGGCTTTGGATGAACGAGGGAATGTTAACACTAAAAAAGAAGTGGCGATGACCCGTCGGTTTGAATACATTATAAAAACACTCGCGAATTTCGGATACGTCCTCGAAAAGCATGCACAATTTGCACAGGACATGGTCAACAAACACGGTCTCCTGAACGCTCCACCGGACAAACAGACCGTGAAGGCTTTCGGTTTGGAAGATCCGGTCATTCTCCGGGTTTTGCTAAGCAAGTTGTTACAAAATGATGTTGAACTACAAGATGAACTGATCTTACTGGACTGTCTGTGTCTGCTTGCGTATGACGACCGCAAACCACTGTTTCGGTGGTGA